From Hymenobacter sedentarius, a single genomic window includes:
- a CDS encoding mechanosensitive ion channel family protein: protein MTHFPGFVATLGILLLGVVMGLVARFVISTVLQTYNRRANSELITSIQRHLRPASGWFFPALAVSLLLPLVQLPPQPFEVLRRLVEMALITTFAWGLVKLTDVVEDEVLRRYEINTTDNLRVRKLFTQLQFIKKLVMSLIVFVAVGLVLMSFETVRRLGTGLLTSAGIASVIVGFAAQRSISNLLAGFQIAFTQPIRIDDVLVVEGEWGRVEEITFTYVVLSIWDERRLVLPLNYFIEKPFQNWTRNSSQILGTVLLQTDYTVPVEAVRTELQRIVAASPLWDRRVCVLHVTDSKERTLELRALVSAANASDVWELRCAVREQLVGFLQREFPGCLPRIRAVVEIPAPALSAALGTPA from the coding sequence TTGACCCATTTCCCTGGCTTTGTGGCCACCCTGGGCATATTGCTGTTGGGCGTGGTAATGGGGCTGGTGGCCAGGTTTGTGATATCGACGGTACTCCAGACCTACAACCGGCGCGCCAATTCGGAGCTTATTACATCCATCCAGCGGCACCTGCGCCCGGCCAGTGGGTGGTTTTTTCCGGCGCTGGCGGTGTCGCTGCTCCTGCCGCTGGTGCAGCTGCCGCCGCAGCCCTTCGAAGTGCTGCGCCGCCTGGTCGAGATGGCCCTGATTACCACCTTCGCCTGGGGCCTTGTCAAGTTAACGGATGTGGTAGAGGACGAGGTGCTGCGCCGGTATGAGATTAACACCACCGACAACCTGCGCGTGCGTAAGCTTTTCACCCAGCTCCAGTTTATCAAGAAGCTGGTCATGTCGCTCATCGTATTCGTGGCTGTTGGGCTGGTTTTGATGAGCTTCGAAACGGTCCGCCGCCTCGGCACCGGGCTGCTCACCTCGGCGGGCATTGCTAGCGTTATTGTGGGCTTTGCGGCGCAGCGCTCCATCAGCAACCTGCTGGCGGGCTTCCAGATAGCTTTCACCCAGCCCATCCGCATCGACGACGTGCTGGTAGTGGAAGGCGAGTGGGGCCGGGTCGAGGAAATCACCTTCACCTACGTCGTGCTCAGCATCTGGGACGAACGCCGCCTGGTGCTGCCGCTCAACTATTTCATCGAAAAGCCCTTCCAGAACTGGACCCGCAACAGCAGCCAGATACTCGGCACGGTGCTGCTGCAAACCGACTACACCGTCCCCGTCGAGGCCGTGCGCACTGAGCTGCAGCGCATTGTAGCAGCCAGTCCCCTCTGGGACAGGCGCGTGTGCGTGCTCCACGTTACCGACTCCAAGGAACGCACCCTGGAGCTGCGCGCCCTGGTAAGTGCCGCCAACGCGAGCGACGTGTGGGAGCTGCGCTGCGCCGTTCGCGAGCAACTGGTGGGCTTTCTGCAGCGGGAGTTTCCCGGCTGCCTGCCCCGTATCCGCGCCGTGGTGGAGATTCCCGCGCCGGCTCTTAGTGCGGCTCTGGGTACGCCGGCTTAG
- a CDS encoding phosphoribosyltransferase, with translation MFQNRQDAALRLAQRLEKYRGEDGIVLAIPRGGVPIGYVIAQQLGFPLEVVLSKKIGHPNNSEYAIGSVSLDSVAVDERTASGIPAEYIQQQAARIQAKLRENFRLFMDGRPPTNLKGKTVIVVDDGIATGHTMVATVEAIRRSQPAKLVVAVPVAPPRAQQQLAPLVDEFVCLLLPHDFAAVGQFYVTFDQVSDEEVIRLLRKSAAGAHDGAFAK, from the coding sequence ATGTTTCAGAACCGCCAAGATGCCGCCCTTCGCCTGGCCCAACGCCTCGAAAAGTACCGGGGCGAAGACGGCATTGTGCTGGCTATTCCGCGCGGGGGCGTTCCCATTGGCTACGTCATTGCCCAGCAGCTGGGCTTTCCGCTCGAAGTGGTGCTATCCAAAAAAATAGGGCACCCCAACAACAGCGAGTACGCCATCGGCTCGGTGTCGCTCGATAGCGTGGCCGTGGACGAGCGCACCGCCTCCGGGATTCCCGCCGAGTACATTCAGCAACAGGCGGCCCGCATTCAAGCCAAGCTCCGGGAGAATTTCCGGCTGTTTATGGACGGGCGCCCGCCCACCAACCTCAAGGGCAAAACAGTAATTGTGGTCGACGACGGCATTGCCACCGGCCACACCATGGTGGCCACGGTGGAGGCCATCCGCAGGAGCCAGCCGGCCAAGCTGGTTGTGGCTGTGCCGGTGGCCCCGCCACGCGCCCAGCAGCAGCTGGCCCCGCTGGTCGATGAGTTCGTGTGCTTGCTGCTGCCCCATGATTTTGCCGCCGTGGGGCAGTTCTATGTCACTTTCGACCAGGTGAGCGATGAGGAAGTTATTCGTCTGCTCCGCAAAAGCGCGGCTGGCGCCCACGACGGTGCATTTGCCAAGTAA
- a CDS encoding dienelactone hydrolase family protein has translation MLYDCHKLLEIPVEGARLTGEIIVPSGARSLVLFSHGSGSSRLSTRNTFVADVLHQHSIGTFLFDLLTPEEDAVYAHRFDIPLLTDRLVAATDFLDALPRLAHLTFGYFGASTGAASALGAAARRPDRVLAVVSRGGRPDLAGPALAHVMAATLLIVGGLDTDVLALNRMALEGLHGTKYLAVVPGATHLFEEPGTLKQAAELAAAWFSKYLQPIPQTAT, from the coding sequence ATGCTCTACGACTGCCATAAGCTACTGGAAATACCCGTGGAAGGCGCCCGGCTGACCGGAGAAATCATTGTGCCCAGCGGCGCGCGGTCCCTTGTGCTGTTCTCGCACGGCAGCGGCAGCAGCCGCCTTAGCACCCGCAACACCTTTGTGGCCGACGTGCTGCACCAGCACAGCATCGGCACCTTCCTGTTCGACCTGCTGACACCGGAGGAAGACGCCGTTTATGCCCATCGGTTTGATATTCCGCTGCTGACCGACCGGCTCGTGGCGGCTACCGATTTCCTGGACGCGCTGCCGCGGTTAGCCCACCTCACCTTCGGCTATTTTGGGGCCAGTACGGGCGCGGCGTCGGCGCTGGGCGCGGCCGCACGGCGGCCCGACCGCGTGCTGGCGGTGGTTTCGCGCGGCGGCCGCCCCGACCTCGCGGGGCCGGCGCTGGCCCACGTGATGGCGGCCACGTTGCTCATCGTGGGCGGGCTCGATACCGATGTGTTGGCGCTCAATCGTATGGCGCTCGAGGGCCTGCACGGCACCAAGTACCTGGCCGTGGTGCCCGGGGCCACCCACCTGTTTGAAGAGCCCGGCACCCTGAAGCAGGCCGCCGAGCTGGCCGCCGCCTGGTTTAGCAAATACCTGCAGCCCATCCCCCAAACGGCCACCTGA
- a CDS encoding ion transporter — MDNRPRNTAPRWQLATYRIIFDSDTPAGRAFNVVLLVAIGLSVAAVMLESVQKIRAAYGPYLHAVEWFFTALFIFEYLVRLVVVRRPLAYALSWLGIIDFIAAVPTLAALVLTNSRYLLVIRTLRLLRVFRIFKLGHFMGEGEFIVDALKASRFKITVFLTAVFSLVIVIGTLMYVVEGGHHGFTSIPQSVYWAIGTVTMVGDNDTAPGTVLGQALTALLMILGFGIIAVPTGIVTAQMTQGSSSSMPTYKLARCPRCQAEGHRPEAAFCWRCGEKV, encoded by the coding sequence ATGGACAACCGCCCCCGCAACACAGCCCCCCGCTGGCAACTCGCCACGTACCGCATTATTTTCGACTCGGACACGCCAGCTGGCCGCGCCTTTAACGTTGTCCTGCTGGTCGCGATTGGGCTGAGCGTGGCGGCCGTGATGCTGGAAAGCGTGCAAAAAATCAGGGCCGCGTACGGGCCGTACCTGCACGCGGTGGAATGGTTTTTCACGGCGCTCTTCATTTTCGAATACCTGGTGCGGCTGGTGGTGGTGCGCCGGCCGCTGGCCTATGCGCTGAGCTGGCTCGGCATCATCGACTTCATCGCCGCCGTGCCCACGCTGGCCGCATTGGTGCTGACAAACAGCCGCTACCTGCTGGTGATTCGCACGCTGCGGCTGCTGCGGGTATTCCGCATTTTCAAGTTGGGCCACTTCATGGGCGAGGGGGAATTTATCGTGGACGCGCTGAAGGCCAGCCGTTTCAAGATAACGGTGTTTCTGACCGCGGTATTTTCGCTGGTCATCGTCATCGGCACGCTCATGTATGTGGTCGAGGGCGGCCACCATGGCTTTACCAGCATTCCGCAGAGCGTTTACTGGGCCATCGGGACGGTAACCATGGTGGGCGACAACGACACCGCGCCCGGCACCGTGCTGGGCCAGGCCCTGACCGCGCTACTGATGATTCTGGGCTTTGGCATCATTGCTGTGCCCACGGGCATCGTTACGGCCCAAATGACCCAGGGTTCCTCCTCCTCAATGCCTACCTACAAGTTAGCGCGCTGCCCCCGGTGCCAGGCCGAGGGCCACCGCCCGGAAGCAGCGTTCTGCTGGCGCTGCGGAGAGAAAGTCTAG
- a CDS encoding phosphatase PAP2 family protein has product MKPRPTLLFAGALLLSGCQAATAQQAPSPYSTRFAVDAPITVGLAGLSVTGLYLVQQKHVSTEAELAALNRQDIPKVDRFSAGWYSDRAQVTSDAFCYGTLALVPALLSFDPKVHGRYGQVAGLYLETMSATAAIFTLTVGTVYRSRPYLYGTEGGSKRHGTIATDSFFGGHTAHTATATFFAAQVFHDFNPGSAAQPYVWGAAAALPAVVAYFRVRAGKHFLTDNLVGYAVGATVGVVVPRLHRSAPGYDAAAVPAQNFTDSLVGCGVGAAAGVVALHFYKKVHGTGVSMVPIQGLSVNGYAYGGLMVTRRW; this is encoded by the coding sequence ATGAAGCCTCGCCCTACGCTGTTGTTCGCCGGGGCCTTACTGCTGAGCGGATGCCAGGCCGCCACGGCGCAGCAAGCGCCCTCGCCCTACAGCACCCGATTTGCCGTGGATGCGCCCATCACAGTTGGGCTGGCGGGACTGAGCGTAACGGGGCTGTACCTGGTGCAGCAGAAGCACGTCTCGACTGAGGCCGAGCTGGCGGCGCTGAACCGTCAGGATATCCCCAAAGTTGACCGGTTTTCGGCGGGGTGGTACAGCGACCGGGCTCAGGTTACGAGCGACGCTTTTTGCTACGGCACGCTGGCGCTGGTGCCCGCCCTGTTGTCCTTCGACCCTAAGGTGCACGGCCGCTACGGGCAGGTAGCCGGGCTGTATCTGGAAACCATGAGCGCCACGGCGGCCATTTTTACCCTCACCGTGGGCACGGTGTACCGCTCGCGGCCTTACCTCTACGGCACCGAGGGCGGCAGCAAGCGCCACGGCACCATTGCCACCGATTCGTTTTTTGGCGGGCACACGGCGCATACGGCTACGGCCACATTTTTTGCGGCCCAGGTGTTTCATGATTTCAATCCCGGCTCGGCAGCCCAACCCTACGTGTGGGGCGCAGCCGCGGCCCTGCCGGCGGTGGTGGCGTACTTCCGCGTCCGGGCCGGCAAGCACTTTCTCACCGACAACCTGGTGGGCTACGCCGTGGGGGCCACGGTGGGCGTGGTGGTGCCCCGGCTGCACCGCAGCGCCCCCGGCTACGATGCCGCGGCGGTGCCCGCCCAAAATTTCACCGACTCGCTGGTGGGCTGCGGCGTGGGCGCGGCGGCCGGCGTGGTGGCGCTGCATTTCTACAAGAAGGTGCACGGCACGGGCGTATCCATGGTGCCCATCCAGGGCCTGAGTGTGAATGGATATGCTTATGGCGGCCTGATGGTGACCCGGCGCTGGTAG
- a CDS encoding RelA/SpoT domain-containing protein, whose amino-acid sequence MKLKQTLMQKYSSISEASITEANISIEHLAAIDDDFAKLNPQLDQAAEFITRFLLKAKDIHSVRYRLKNPEHLLRKIIRKKKENCLREITPGNYRSEITDLIGVRAIHLFKEDWKKVNDFIMNTWEVHEQPTAYVRAGDTEEYSDMFKEGGCEIKPHQFGYRSVHYIIKTRPAKEEILAEIQVRTIFEEGWSEIDHKVRYPSRNSNELIDYLLLVMNRLAGSADELGSFTKKLGLHMLESRLDYEEKLLEKDAVILELEKKIKLLDIDKDKKAELTKMTSDLHALVPPKFDFSSLFPIQGIGAALAEAVGPLANLDFSQASDLYRIQNMASDKVTQLPAPLLEPGKQRNKIKSVNNKAKSAE is encoded by the coding sequence ATGAAACTGAAGCAGACTTTGATGCAGAAATACAGTAGTATTTCAGAAGCGTCAATTACGGAAGCCAATATTTCAATTGAGCATTTAGCGGCAATTGATGATGACTTTGCCAAATTGAATCCACAGCTTGACCAAGCTGCTGAATTTATTACTAGATTCTTATTGAAAGCAAAAGATATTCATTCTGTTAGATACAGACTTAAAAACCCTGAGCATTTACTTAGAAAAATAATCAGGAAAAAGAAAGAAAACTGTTTAAGAGAAATAACGCCTGGAAATTACAGGAGTGAAATCACCGACCTGATTGGTGTAAGGGCCATTCACTTGTTTAAAGAGGATTGGAAAAAAGTTAATGACTTTATTATGAATACTTGGGAAGTGCATGAACAACCAACAGCATATGTTAGAGCTGGTGACACGGAAGAGTATTCTGATATGTTTAAGGAAGGAGGCTGTGAAATCAAACCCCACCAGTTTGGGTATAGGTCAGTTCACTATATAATTAAAACTCGACCTGCGAAAGAGGAAATACTTGCTGAAATTCAAGTAAGAACCATTTTTGAAGAGGGATGGAGTGAAATAGACCACAAAGTGCGTTATCCATCGCGTAATAGTAATGAACTAATTGACTACTTGTTATTAGTCATGAACAGATTAGCTGGCAGCGCTGATGAGCTAGGGTCATTTACTAAAAAATTGGGGCTACATATGTTGGAAAGCAGGTTGGATTATGAAGAAAAGCTTCTTGAAAAAGATGCTGTGATTTTAGAACTAGAAAAAAAGATAAAACTGCTTGATATCGATAAGGATAAAAAGGCTGAGTTAACTAAAATGACTTCTGATTTGCATGCATTGGTGCCGCCAAAATTTGATTTTAGTTCCTTGTTTCCAATTCAGGGTATAGGAGCAGCATTAGCTGAGGCAGTTGGACCATTAGCAAACCTCGACTTTTCCCAAGCGTCGGATTTATACAGAATTCAAAATATGGCTTCGGATAAAGTGACGCAGTTACCGGCACCGCTATTAGAGCCTGGAAAGCAAAGAAATAAGATTAAAAGCGTTAATAATAAAGCCAAAAGCGCTGAGTAA